One stretch of Equus przewalskii isolate Varuska chromosome 9, EquPr2, whole genome shotgun sequence DNA includes these proteins:
- the CNOT3 gene encoding CCR4-NOT transcription complex subunit 3 isoform X2 — protein sequence MADKRKLQGEIDRCLKKVSEGVEQFEDIWQKLHNAANANQKEKYEADLKKEIKKLQRLRDQIKTWVASNEIKDKRQLIDNRKLIETQMERFKVVERETKTKAYSKEGLGLAQKVDPAQKEKEEVGQWLTNTIDTLNMQVDQFESEVESLSVQTRKKKGDKDKQDRIEGLKRHIEKHRYHVRMLETILRMLDNDSILVDAIRKIKDDVEYYVDSSQDPDFEENEFLYDDLDLEDIPQALVATSPPSHSHMEDEIFNQSSSTPTSTTSSSPIPPSPANCTTENSEDDKKRGRSTDSEVSQSPAKNGSKPVHSNQHPQSPAVPPSYPSGPPPAASALSTTPGNNGAPAPAAPPSALGPKASPAPSHNSGTPAPYAQAVAPPAPTGPSAAQPRPPSVQPGGGGGGSSGGSGGGSSSSNSSGGGGAGKQNGATSYSSVVADSPAEVALSNSGGNNSSSQALGPPSGPHNPPPSTSKEPSAAAPTGAGGVAPGSGNNAGGPSLLVPLPVNPPSSPTPSFSEAKAAGALLNGPPQFSTAPEIKAPEPLSSLKSMAERAAISSGIEDPVPTLHLTERDIILSSTSAPPASAQPPLQLSEVNIPLSLGVCPLGPVPLTKEQLYQQAMEEAAWHHMPHPSDSERIRQYLPRNPCPTPPYHHQMPPPHSDTVEFYQRLSTETLFFIFYYLEGTKAQYLAAKALKKQSWRFHTKYMMWFQRHEEPKTITDEFEQGTYIYFDYEKWGQRKKEGFTFEYRYLEDRDLQ from the exons ATGGCGGACAAGCGCAAACTCCAAG GTGAGATTGATCGCTGCCTCAAGAAGGTGTCCGAGGGCGTGGAGCAGTTTGAAGATATTTGGCAGAAG CTCCACAATGCAGCCAACGCgaaccagaaagaaaagtatgAGGCTGACCTAAAGAAGGAGATTAAGAAGCTTCaa CGGCTGAGGGACCAGATCAAGACATGGGTAGCGTCCAACGAGATCAAGGACAAGAGGCAGCTCATAGACAACCGCAAGCTCATTGAGACG CAAATGGAACGGTTCAAAGTTGTGGAGCGAGAGACCAAGACCAAAGCCTACAGCAAGGagggcctgggcctggcacagaaGGTGGACCCtgcccagaaggagaaggaggaggtcgGCCAGTGGCTCACG aatACCATCGACACCCTAAACATGCAGGTGGACCAGTTTGAAAGTGAAGTGGAGTCACTGTCAGTGCAGACACGCAAGAAGAAGGGCGACAAGGAT AAGCAGGACCGGATCGAGGGGCTGAAGCGGCACATCGAGAAGCACCGCTACCATGTTCGCATGTTGGAGACCATCCTGCGCATGCTGGACAACGACTCCATCCTTGTCGACGCCATCCGCAAGATCAAGGACGACGTCGAGTACTACGTCGACTCGTCCCAGGACCCCGACTTCGAGGAGAATGAGTTCCTCTACGACGACCTGGACCTCGAGGACATTC CACAGGCGCTGGTCGCCACCTCCCCCCCTAGCCACAGTCACATGGAGGATGAGATCTTCAACCAGTCAAGCAGCACGCCCACCTCGACCACCTCCAGCTCTCCCATCCCGCCCAGCCCGGCCAACTGCACCACG gaAAATTCTGAAGATGACAAGAAGAGGGGACGCTCGACAGATAGTGAAGTAAGCCAG TCTCCAGCCAAAAACGGCTCCAAGCCTGTCCACAGCAACCAGCACCCTCAGTCCCCAGCTGTGCCGCCCAGCTACCCCTCTGGCCCCCCacctgctgcctctgccctgaGCACCACCCCCGGCAACAACGGGGCCCCCGCCCCAGCAGCGCCCCCAAGTGCCCTGGGCCCCAAGGCCAGCCCCGCTCCCAGCCACAACTCGGGCACTCCCGCCCCCTACGCCCAGGCAGTGGCTCCGCCAGCCCCCACTGGGCCCAGCGCCGCCCAGCCCCGGCCCCCCAGCGTCCAGCctggtgggggaggtggaggcagcagtggaggcagtggaggaggcagcagcagtAGTAacagcagtggaggtggaggCGCTGGCAAGCAGAACGGTGCCACCA gTTATAGCTCCGTGGTGGCAGACAGCCCGGCGGAGGTGGCTCTCAGCAACAGTGGGGGCAACAACTCCAGCAGCCAGGCTCTGGGCCCTCCATCTGGCCCTCACAACCCACCTCCCAGCACCTC GAAGGAACCCAGTGCGGCAGCCCCAACAGGTGCTGGGGGCGTGGCCCCAGGCTCAGGGAACAACGCGGGGGGACCCAGCCTCCTGGTGCCACTACCTGTGAACCCTCCCAGCTCCCCAACGCCCAGCTTCAGCGAGGCCAAGGCAGCCGGCGCCCTGCTCAACGGACCTCCACAATTCAGCACCGCCCCGGAGATCAAG gcccctgagccTCTGAGCTCTCTGAAGTCCATGGCAGAGCGGGCAGCCATCAGTTCGGGCATCGAGGACCCTGTGCCGACGCTGCACCTGACCGAACGAG aCATCATCCTGAGCAGCACGTCGGCTCCCCCGGCCTCGGCCCAGCCACCCCTACAGCTCTCGGAGGTGAACATACCGCTGTCGCTGGGTGTGTGTCCACTGGGGCCTGTGCCCCTCACCAAGGAGCAGCTCTACCAGCAGGCCATGGAAGAGGCCGCCTGGCACCACATGCCCCACCCCTCAGACTCCGAGCGTATCCG GCAGTACCTGCCCCGGAACCCCTGCCCGACGCCCCCCTACCACCACCAGATGCCACCCCCACACTCGGACACCGTGGAGTTCTACCAGCGCCTGTCGACTGAGACGCTCTTCTTCATCTTCTACTATCTGGAG GGCACTAAGGCGCAGTACCTGGCAGCCAAGGCCCTAAAGAAGCAGTCGTGGCGATTCCACACCAAGTACATGATGTGGTTCCAGAGGCATGAGGAGCCCAAGACCATCACTGATGAGTTCGAGCAG GGCACCTACATCTACTTTGACTACGAGAAGTGGGGCCAGCGGAAGAAGGAAGGCTTCACCTTTGAGTACCGCTACCTGGAGGACCGGGACCTCCAGTGA
- the CNOT3 gene encoding CCR4-NOT transcription complex subunit 3 isoform X3, protein MADKRKLQGEIDRCLKKVSEGVEQFEDIWQKLHNAANANQKEKYEADLKKEIKKLQRLRDQIKTWVASNEIKDKRQLIDNRKLIETQMERFKVVERETKTKAYSKEGLGLAQKVDPAQKEKEEVGQWLTNTIDTLNMQVDQFESEVESLSVQTRKKKGDKDQKQDRIEGLKRHIEKHRYHVRMLETILRMLDNDSILVDAIRKIKDDVEYYVDSSQDPDFEENEFLYDDLDLEDIPQALVATSPPSHSHMEDEIFNQSSSTPTSTTSSSPIPPSPANCTTENSEDDKKRGRSTDSEVSQSPAKNGSKPVHSNQHPQSPAVPPSYPSGPPPAASALSTTPGNNGAPAPAAPPSALGPKASPAPSHNSGTPAPYAQAVAPPAPTGPSAAQPRPPSVQPGGGGGGSSGGSGGGSSSSNSSGGGGAGKQNGATSYSSVVADSPAEVALSNSGGNNSSSQALGPPSGPHNPPPSTSKEPSAAAPTGAGGVAPGSGNNAGGPSLLVPLPVNPPSSPTPSFSEAKAAGALLNGPPQFSTAPEIKAPEPLSSLKSMAERAAISSGIEDPVPTLHLTERDIILSSTSAPPASAQPPLQLSEVNIPLSLGVCPLGPVPLTKEQLYQQAMEEAAWHHMPHPSDSERIRQYLPRNPCPTPPYHHQMPPPHSDTVEFYQRLSTETLFFIFYYLEVQQGPRGSLGPPGFAATAAVPPRAGGARALRRSTWQPRP, encoded by the exons ATGGCGGACAAGCGCAAACTCCAAG GTGAGATTGATCGCTGCCTCAAGAAGGTGTCCGAGGGCGTGGAGCAGTTTGAAGATATTTGGCAGAAG CTCCACAATGCAGCCAACGCgaaccagaaagaaaagtatgAGGCTGACCTAAAGAAGGAGATTAAGAAGCTTCaa CGGCTGAGGGACCAGATCAAGACATGGGTAGCGTCCAACGAGATCAAGGACAAGAGGCAGCTCATAGACAACCGCAAGCTCATTGAGACG CAAATGGAACGGTTCAAAGTTGTGGAGCGAGAGACCAAGACCAAAGCCTACAGCAAGGagggcctgggcctggcacagaaGGTGGACCCtgcccagaaggagaaggaggaggtcgGCCAGTGGCTCACG aatACCATCGACACCCTAAACATGCAGGTGGACCAGTTTGAAAGTGAAGTGGAGTCACTGTCAGTGCAGACACGCAAGAAGAAGGGCGACAAGGAT CAGAAGCAGGACCGGATCGAGGGGCTGAAGCGGCACATCGAGAAGCACCGCTACCATGTTCGCATGTTGGAGACCATCCTGCGCATGCTGGACAACGACTCCATCCTTGTCGACGCCATCCGCAAGATCAAGGACGACGTCGAGTACTACGTCGACTCGTCCCAGGACCCCGACTTCGAGGAGAATGAGTTCCTCTACGACGACCTGGACCTCGAGGACATTC CACAGGCGCTGGTCGCCACCTCCCCCCCTAGCCACAGTCACATGGAGGATGAGATCTTCAACCAGTCAAGCAGCACGCCCACCTCGACCACCTCCAGCTCTCCCATCCCGCCCAGCCCGGCCAACTGCACCACG gaAAATTCTGAAGATGACAAGAAGAGGGGACGCTCGACAGATAGTGAAGTAAGCCAG TCTCCAGCCAAAAACGGCTCCAAGCCTGTCCACAGCAACCAGCACCCTCAGTCCCCAGCTGTGCCGCCCAGCTACCCCTCTGGCCCCCCacctgctgcctctgccctgaGCACCACCCCCGGCAACAACGGGGCCCCCGCCCCAGCAGCGCCCCCAAGTGCCCTGGGCCCCAAGGCCAGCCCCGCTCCCAGCCACAACTCGGGCACTCCCGCCCCCTACGCCCAGGCAGTGGCTCCGCCAGCCCCCACTGGGCCCAGCGCCGCCCAGCCCCGGCCCCCCAGCGTCCAGCctggtgggggaggtggaggcagcagtggaggcagtggaggaggcagcagcagtAGTAacagcagtggaggtggaggCGCTGGCAAGCAGAACGGTGCCACCA gTTATAGCTCCGTGGTGGCAGACAGCCCGGCGGAGGTGGCTCTCAGCAACAGTGGGGGCAACAACTCCAGCAGCCAGGCTCTGGGCCCTCCATCTGGCCCTCACAACCCACCTCCCAGCACCTC GAAGGAACCCAGTGCGGCAGCCCCAACAGGTGCTGGGGGCGTGGCCCCAGGCTCAGGGAACAACGCGGGGGGACCCAGCCTCCTGGTGCCACTACCTGTGAACCCTCCCAGCTCCCCAACGCCCAGCTTCAGCGAGGCCAAGGCAGCCGGCGCCCTGCTCAACGGACCTCCACAATTCAGCACCGCCCCGGAGATCAAG gcccctgagccTCTGAGCTCTCTGAAGTCCATGGCAGAGCGGGCAGCCATCAGTTCGGGCATCGAGGACCCTGTGCCGACGCTGCACCTGACCGAACGAG aCATCATCCTGAGCAGCACGTCGGCTCCCCCGGCCTCGGCCCAGCCACCCCTACAGCTCTCGGAGGTGAACATACCGCTGTCGCTGGGTGTGTGTCCACTGGGGCCTGTGCCCCTCACCAAGGAGCAGCTCTACCAGCAGGCCATGGAAGAGGCCGCCTGGCACCACATGCCCCACCCCTCAGACTCCGAGCGTATCCG GCAGTACCTGCCCCGGAACCCCTGCCCGACGCCCCCCTACCACCACCAGATGCCACCCCCACACTCGGACACCGTGGAGTTCTACCAGCGCCTGTCGACTGAGACGCTCTTCTTCATCTTCTACTATCTGGAGGTACAGCAGGGCCCCCGGGGCAGCCTCGGGCCCCCCGGCttcgccgccaccgccgccgtcCCCCCTCGGGCTGGAGGGGCGAG GGCACTAAGGCGCAGTACCTGGCAGCCAAGGCCCTAA
- the CNOT3 gene encoding CCR4-NOT transcription complex subunit 3 isoform X4: MADKRKLQGEIDRCLKKVSEGVEQFEDIWQKLHNAANANQKEKYEADLKKEIKKLQRLRDQIKTWVASNEIKDKRQLIDNRKLIETQMERFKVVERETKTKAYSKEGLGLAQKVDPAQKEKEEVGQWLTNTIDTLNMQVDQFESEVESLSVQTRKKKGDKDKQDRIEGLKRHIEKHRYHVRMLETILRMLDNDSILVDAIRKIKDDVEYYVDSSQDPDFEENEFLYDDLDLEDIPQALVATSPPSHSHMEDEIFNQSSSTPTSTTSSSPIPPSPANCTTENSEDDKKRGRSTDSEVSQSPAKNGSKPVHSNQHPQSPAVPPSYPSGPPPAASALSTTPGNNGAPAPAAPPSALGPKASPAPSHNSGTPAPYAQAVAPPAPTGPSAAQPRPPSVQPGGGGGGSSGGSGGGSSSSNSSGGGGAGKQNGATSYSSVVADSPAEVALSNSGGNNSSSQALGPPSGPHNPPPSTSKEPSAAAPTGAGGVAPGSGNNAGGPSLLVPLPVNPPSSPTPSFSEAKAAGALLNGPPQFSTAPEIKAPEPLSSLKSMAERAAISSGIEDPVPTLHLTERDIILSSTSAPPASAQPPLQLSEVNIPLSLGVCPLGPVPLTKEQLYQQAMEEAAWHHMPHPSDSERIRQYLPRNPCPTPPYHHQMPPPHSDTVEFYQRLSTETLFFIFYYLEVQQGPRGSLGPPGFAATAAVPPRAGGARALRRSTWQPRP, translated from the exons ATGGCGGACAAGCGCAAACTCCAAG GTGAGATTGATCGCTGCCTCAAGAAGGTGTCCGAGGGCGTGGAGCAGTTTGAAGATATTTGGCAGAAG CTCCACAATGCAGCCAACGCgaaccagaaagaaaagtatgAGGCTGACCTAAAGAAGGAGATTAAGAAGCTTCaa CGGCTGAGGGACCAGATCAAGACATGGGTAGCGTCCAACGAGATCAAGGACAAGAGGCAGCTCATAGACAACCGCAAGCTCATTGAGACG CAAATGGAACGGTTCAAAGTTGTGGAGCGAGAGACCAAGACCAAAGCCTACAGCAAGGagggcctgggcctggcacagaaGGTGGACCCtgcccagaaggagaaggaggaggtcgGCCAGTGGCTCACG aatACCATCGACACCCTAAACATGCAGGTGGACCAGTTTGAAAGTGAAGTGGAGTCACTGTCAGTGCAGACACGCAAGAAGAAGGGCGACAAGGAT AAGCAGGACCGGATCGAGGGGCTGAAGCGGCACATCGAGAAGCACCGCTACCATGTTCGCATGTTGGAGACCATCCTGCGCATGCTGGACAACGACTCCATCCTTGTCGACGCCATCCGCAAGATCAAGGACGACGTCGAGTACTACGTCGACTCGTCCCAGGACCCCGACTTCGAGGAGAATGAGTTCCTCTACGACGACCTGGACCTCGAGGACATTC CACAGGCGCTGGTCGCCACCTCCCCCCCTAGCCACAGTCACATGGAGGATGAGATCTTCAACCAGTCAAGCAGCACGCCCACCTCGACCACCTCCAGCTCTCCCATCCCGCCCAGCCCGGCCAACTGCACCACG gaAAATTCTGAAGATGACAAGAAGAGGGGACGCTCGACAGATAGTGAAGTAAGCCAG TCTCCAGCCAAAAACGGCTCCAAGCCTGTCCACAGCAACCAGCACCCTCAGTCCCCAGCTGTGCCGCCCAGCTACCCCTCTGGCCCCCCacctgctgcctctgccctgaGCACCACCCCCGGCAACAACGGGGCCCCCGCCCCAGCAGCGCCCCCAAGTGCCCTGGGCCCCAAGGCCAGCCCCGCTCCCAGCCACAACTCGGGCACTCCCGCCCCCTACGCCCAGGCAGTGGCTCCGCCAGCCCCCACTGGGCCCAGCGCCGCCCAGCCCCGGCCCCCCAGCGTCCAGCctggtgggggaggtggaggcagcagtggaggcagtggaggaggcagcagcagtAGTAacagcagtggaggtggaggCGCTGGCAAGCAGAACGGTGCCACCA gTTATAGCTCCGTGGTGGCAGACAGCCCGGCGGAGGTGGCTCTCAGCAACAGTGGGGGCAACAACTCCAGCAGCCAGGCTCTGGGCCCTCCATCTGGCCCTCACAACCCACCTCCCAGCACCTC GAAGGAACCCAGTGCGGCAGCCCCAACAGGTGCTGGGGGCGTGGCCCCAGGCTCAGGGAACAACGCGGGGGGACCCAGCCTCCTGGTGCCACTACCTGTGAACCCTCCCAGCTCCCCAACGCCCAGCTTCAGCGAGGCCAAGGCAGCCGGCGCCCTGCTCAACGGACCTCCACAATTCAGCACCGCCCCGGAGATCAAG gcccctgagccTCTGAGCTCTCTGAAGTCCATGGCAGAGCGGGCAGCCATCAGTTCGGGCATCGAGGACCCTGTGCCGACGCTGCACCTGACCGAACGAG aCATCATCCTGAGCAGCACGTCGGCTCCCCCGGCCTCGGCCCAGCCACCCCTACAGCTCTCGGAGGTGAACATACCGCTGTCGCTGGGTGTGTGTCCACTGGGGCCTGTGCCCCTCACCAAGGAGCAGCTCTACCAGCAGGCCATGGAAGAGGCCGCCTGGCACCACATGCCCCACCCCTCAGACTCCGAGCGTATCCG GCAGTACCTGCCCCGGAACCCCTGCCCGACGCCCCCCTACCACCACCAGATGCCACCCCCACACTCGGACACCGTGGAGTTCTACCAGCGCCTGTCGACTGAGACGCTCTTCTTCATCTTCTACTATCTGGAGGTACAGCAGGGCCCCCGGGGCAGCCTCGGGCCCCCCGGCttcgccgccaccgccgccgtcCCCCCTCGGGCTGGAGGGGCGAG GGCACTAAGGCGCAGTACCTGGCAGCCAAGGCCCTAA
- the CNOT3 gene encoding CCR4-NOT transcription complex subunit 3 isoform X1: MADKRKLQGEIDRCLKKVSEGVEQFEDIWQKLHNAANANQKEKYEADLKKEIKKLQRLRDQIKTWVASNEIKDKRQLIDNRKLIETQMERFKVVERETKTKAYSKEGLGLAQKVDPAQKEKEEVGQWLTNTIDTLNMQVDQFESEVESLSVQTRKKKGDKDQKQDRIEGLKRHIEKHRYHVRMLETILRMLDNDSILVDAIRKIKDDVEYYVDSSQDPDFEENEFLYDDLDLEDIPQALVATSPPSHSHMEDEIFNQSSSTPTSTTSSSPIPPSPANCTTENSEDDKKRGRSTDSEVSQSPAKNGSKPVHSNQHPQSPAVPPSYPSGPPPAASALSTTPGNNGAPAPAAPPSALGPKASPAPSHNSGTPAPYAQAVAPPAPTGPSAAQPRPPSVQPGGGGGGSSGGSGGGSSSSNSSGGGGAGKQNGATSYSSVVADSPAEVALSNSGGNNSSSQALGPPSGPHNPPPSTSKEPSAAAPTGAGGVAPGSGNNAGGPSLLVPLPVNPPSSPTPSFSEAKAAGALLNGPPQFSTAPEIKAPEPLSSLKSMAERAAISSGIEDPVPTLHLTERDIILSSTSAPPASAQPPLQLSEVNIPLSLGVCPLGPVPLTKEQLYQQAMEEAAWHHMPHPSDSERIRQYLPRNPCPTPPYHHQMPPPHSDTVEFYQRLSTETLFFIFYYLEGTKAQYLAAKALKKQSWRFHTKYMMWFQRHEEPKTITDEFEQGTYIYFDYEKWGQRKKEGFTFEYRYLEDRDLQ, encoded by the exons ATGGCGGACAAGCGCAAACTCCAAG GTGAGATTGATCGCTGCCTCAAGAAGGTGTCCGAGGGCGTGGAGCAGTTTGAAGATATTTGGCAGAAG CTCCACAATGCAGCCAACGCgaaccagaaagaaaagtatgAGGCTGACCTAAAGAAGGAGATTAAGAAGCTTCaa CGGCTGAGGGACCAGATCAAGACATGGGTAGCGTCCAACGAGATCAAGGACAAGAGGCAGCTCATAGACAACCGCAAGCTCATTGAGACG CAAATGGAACGGTTCAAAGTTGTGGAGCGAGAGACCAAGACCAAAGCCTACAGCAAGGagggcctgggcctggcacagaaGGTGGACCCtgcccagaaggagaaggaggaggtcgGCCAGTGGCTCACG aatACCATCGACACCCTAAACATGCAGGTGGACCAGTTTGAAAGTGAAGTGGAGTCACTGTCAGTGCAGACACGCAAGAAGAAGGGCGACAAGGAT CAGAAGCAGGACCGGATCGAGGGGCTGAAGCGGCACATCGAGAAGCACCGCTACCATGTTCGCATGTTGGAGACCATCCTGCGCATGCTGGACAACGACTCCATCCTTGTCGACGCCATCCGCAAGATCAAGGACGACGTCGAGTACTACGTCGACTCGTCCCAGGACCCCGACTTCGAGGAGAATGAGTTCCTCTACGACGACCTGGACCTCGAGGACATTC CACAGGCGCTGGTCGCCACCTCCCCCCCTAGCCACAGTCACATGGAGGATGAGATCTTCAACCAGTCAAGCAGCACGCCCACCTCGACCACCTCCAGCTCTCCCATCCCGCCCAGCCCGGCCAACTGCACCACG gaAAATTCTGAAGATGACAAGAAGAGGGGACGCTCGACAGATAGTGAAGTAAGCCAG TCTCCAGCCAAAAACGGCTCCAAGCCTGTCCACAGCAACCAGCACCCTCAGTCCCCAGCTGTGCCGCCCAGCTACCCCTCTGGCCCCCCacctgctgcctctgccctgaGCACCACCCCCGGCAACAACGGGGCCCCCGCCCCAGCAGCGCCCCCAAGTGCCCTGGGCCCCAAGGCCAGCCCCGCTCCCAGCCACAACTCGGGCACTCCCGCCCCCTACGCCCAGGCAGTGGCTCCGCCAGCCCCCACTGGGCCCAGCGCCGCCCAGCCCCGGCCCCCCAGCGTCCAGCctggtgggggaggtggaggcagcagtggaggcagtggaggaggcagcagcagtAGTAacagcagtggaggtggaggCGCTGGCAAGCAGAACGGTGCCACCA gTTATAGCTCCGTGGTGGCAGACAGCCCGGCGGAGGTGGCTCTCAGCAACAGTGGGGGCAACAACTCCAGCAGCCAGGCTCTGGGCCCTCCATCTGGCCCTCACAACCCACCTCCCAGCACCTC GAAGGAACCCAGTGCGGCAGCCCCAACAGGTGCTGGGGGCGTGGCCCCAGGCTCAGGGAACAACGCGGGGGGACCCAGCCTCCTGGTGCCACTACCTGTGAACCCTCCCAGCTCCCCAACGCCCAGCTTCAGCGAGGCCAAGGCAGCCGGCGCCCTGCTCAACGGACCTCCACAATTCAGCACCGCCCCGGAGATCAAG gcccctgagccTCTGAGCTCTCTGAAGTCCATGGCAGAGCGGGCAGCCATCAGTTCGGGCATCGAGGACCCTGTGCCGACGCTGCACCTGACCGAACGAG aCATCATCCTGAGCAGCACGTCGGCTCCCCCGGCCTCGGCCCAGCCACCCCTACAGCTCTCGGAGGTGAACATACCGCTGTCGCTGGGTGTGTGTCCACTGGGGCCTGTGCCCCTCACCAAGGAGCAGCTCTACCAGCAGGCCATGGAAGAGGCCGCCTGGCACCACATGCCCCACCCCTCAGACTCCGAGCGTATCCG GCAGTACCTGCCCCGGAACCCCTGCCCGACGCCCCCCTACCACCACCAGATGCCACCCCCACACTCGGACACCGTGGAGTTCTACCAGCGCCTGTCGACTGAGACGCTCTTCTTCATCTTCTACTATCTGGAG GGCACTAAGGCGCAGTACCTGGCAGCCAAGGCCCTAAAGAAGCAGTCGTGGCGATTCCACACCAAGTACATGATGTGGTTCCAGAGGCATGAGGAGCCCAAGACCATCACTGATGAGTTCGAGCAG GGCACCTACATCTACTTTGACTACGAGAAGTGGGGCCAGCGGAAGAAGGAAGGCTTCACCTTTGAGTACCGCTACCTGGAGGACCGGGACCTCCAGTGA
- the LENG1 gene encoding leukocyte receptor cluster member 1, with protein sequence MNILPKKSWHVRNKDNVARVRRDEAQAREEEKERERRVLLAQQEARTEFLRKKARHQNSLPEPGAAEAGAPSSGPVDLFRELLEEGKGVTRGNKEYEEEKRQEKEKQEKALGILTYLGQSAAEAQTQPPWYQLPPGRGGPQPGPGPDAKIKNRLDPLREMQKHLGKKRRHSGDDSRCSKKEKEGSEKHRPKEPPSLDQLRAERLRREGAERARAEALLARVRGTAPQEDQPEEADDRRRRYNSQFNPQLARRPRRQDPPWLTDS encoded by the exons ATGAATATCTTGCCCAAGAAGAGTTGGCACGTCCGGAACAAGGACAATGTCGCCCGCGTGCGGCGTGACGAGGCCCAGGCccgagaagaggagaaagagcgTGAGCGGAGGGTGCTACTCGCTCAGCAGGAG GCCCGCACAGAATTCCTACGGAAGAAAGCCAGGCATCAGAACTCGCTACCTGAGCCtggagcagcagaggcaggagcccCAAGTTCTGGCCCTGTGGACCTGTTTCGGGAGCtgctggaggaagggaaaggggtgACCAGAGGCAATAAAGAGTACGAGGAAGAAAAGCGACAGGAGAAA GAGAAGCAAGAGAAGGCTCTGGGCATCCTAACGTACCTGGGCCAGAGTGCAGCGGAAGCCCAGACGCAGCCCCCTTGGTACCAGCTCCCCCCTGGGCGAGggggcccccagcctggcccaggacCAGATGCGAAGATCAAGAACCGCCTAGACCCTCTGCGGGAGATGCAGAAGCActtggggaagaagagaaggcacaGTGGTGACGACAGTCGTtgcagcaaaaaggaaaaggaggggtCTGAGAAACATCGGCCCAAAGA ACCCCCGTCCCTGGACCAGCTTCGAGCCGAACGTCTTCGGCGAGAAGGGGCTGAGAGGGCCCGTGCAGAGGCCCTGCTGGCCCGGGTCCGAGGCACAGCACCCCAGGAGGATCAGCCAGAAGAGGCAGACGATCGGCGGAGGCGGTACAACTCCCAGTTCAACCCCCAGCTGGCCCGGCGCCCCCGGCGGCAGGACCCCCCCTGGCTCACTGACTCCTGA